One Osmerus mordax isolate fOsmMor3 chromosome 26, fOsmMor3.pri, whole genome shotgun sequence DNA segment encodes these proteins:
- the exoc1 gene encoding exocyst complex component 1 isoform X1, with protein MTAIKHALQRDIFTPNDERLLSIVNVCKAGKKKKNCFLCATVTTERPVQVKVVKVKKSDKGDFYKRQMAWELRDLTEVDAKDSSKENPEFDLHFEKVYKWVASSTAEKNSFISCIWKLNQRYLRKKVEFVNVSPQLLEESVPSGESQSVAGGDEDALDDYQELNAREEQDIEGMMDVCEYAISNAEAFAEKLSRELQVLDGANIQSIMASEKQVNILMQLLDEALSEVDTIEGKLSSYEEMLQSVKEQMDHISQSNLLIQISNTNNGKLLDEIQFLVNYMDLSKGHVRALQDGDLSSPKGIEACINASEALLQCMNVALRPGHEKLMAVKQQQQLFSDLRDTFARRLTNHLNNVFVHQGHDQSSSLTQHTAELLLPKHSPLHRELLRYAKLMEWLKTTQREKYEGLSRTYVDYMSRLYEREIKDFFEIAKIKMAGTTKEGKGKFATLPRKESALKQETESLHGSSGKLTGSTSSLNKLAVQGSNSRRSQSSSLLDMGNMSASDLDVADRTKFDKIFEQVLSELEPLCLAEQDFISKFFKLQQSPPPLQVAPQQGEGEELDGGQPSRMAPHGEHRHSMSSEKDLVRLMMNKIFQSIETELHSLIALGDKIDSFHSLYMLVKMSHHVWTAENVDPASYLSTTLGNVLVTVKRNFDKCISVQIRQMEEVKISKKSKVGILPFVTGFEEFAELAETIFRSAERRGDLDKAYVKLIRAVFMNVEKVANESQKTPRDVVMMENFHHIFSTLSRLKISCLEAERKEAKHKYTDHLGSYVINSLGQPLEKLNHFFEGVEARVAQGVREEEVSYQLAFNKQELRKVIKEYPGKEVKKGLDNLYRKVDKHLCEEESLLQVVWHSMQDEFIRQYKHFEGLIGRCYPGSGITMDFTIRDMLEYFSSIAQSH; from the exons ATGACAGCCATCAAGCACGCTCTCCAGAGGGACATCTTCACGCCCAATGATGAGCGGCTCCTCAGCATCGTCAATGTCTGCAAGGcggggaagaagaagaagaactgcTTCCTGTGTGCAACAG TGACGACAGAGAGGCCTGTTCAAGTGAAGGTTGTGAAAGTGAAGAAGTCAGACAAAGGAGACTTTTACAAGCGCCAGATGGCCTGGGAGCTGAGAGACCTGACAGAGGTGGACGCCAAAGATTCCAGCAAG GAGAACCCGGAGTTCGACCTTCACTTCGAGAAGGTGTACAAGTGGGTGGCCAGCAGCACTGCCGAGAAAAACTCCTTCATATCCTGCATCTGGAAGCTGAACCAGCGCTACCTGAGGAAGAAGGTGGAGTTTGTGAACGTCAGCCCCCAGCTGCTGGAAG AATCCGTCCCCAGCGGGGAGAGCCAGAGTGTTGCCGGGGGCGACGAGGATGCGCTGGACGACTACCAGGAGCTGAAcgccagagaggagcaggacatCGAGGGCATGATGGACGTGTGTGAGTACGCCATCTCCAACGCAGAGGCCTTCGCTGAGAAGCTGTCCCGGGAGCTGCAGGTGCTGGATGGG GCCAACATCCAGTCCATCATGGCCTCAGAGAAGCAGGTGAATATCTTGATGCAGCTTCTGGACGAGGCACTGTCGGAGGTGGACACCATCGAGGGCAAGCTGAGCAGCTACGAGGAGATGCTGCAGAGCGTCAAGGAGCAGATGGACCACATCTCCCAGAGCAACCTCCTCATCCAGATCAGCAACACCAACAACGGCAAGCTGCTGGACGAGATCCAGTTCctggtg AACTACATGGACCTGTCGAAGGGCCACGTGCGAGCGCTGCAGGACGGGGACCTGTCCTCCCCCAAGGGCATCGAGGCCTGCATCAACGCCTCCGAGGCCCTGCTGCAATGCATGAATGTGGCACTCAGACCAG gccatGAGAAGCTGATGGCAgtaaagcagcagcagcagctgttcTCCGACCTCAGGGACACCTTCGCTCGGCGCCTCACCAACCACCTCAACAACGTCTTTGTTCACCAG ggccACGACCAGAGCTCCAGCCTGACCCAGCACACGGCCGAGCTGCTGCTGCCCAAACACAGCCCTCTGCACAGGGAGCTGCTGCGCTACGCCAAGCTCATGGAGTGGCTGAAGACCACCCAGAGGGAGAAGTACGAGGGCCTGTCCAGG acgtaCGTTGACTACATGAGCAGACTCTATGAACGAGAAATCAAAGATTTCTTCGAGATCGCCAAGATCAAGATGGCGGGAACGAccaaggaggggaaagggaagtTTG CCACGCTTCCTCGGAAAGAGAGCGCTCTCAAACAGGAAACGGAAA GCCTGCACGGCAGCTCCGGGAAGCTGACCGGCTCCACGTCCAGCCTGAACAAGCTGGCGGTGCAGGGCTCCAACAGCCGGCgctcccagtcctcctccctgctcgaCATGGGCAACATGTCCGCCTCCGACCTGGACGTGGCCGACAGGACCAAGTTTGACAAG aTCTTCGAgcaggtgctcagtgagctggaGCCTCTGTGTCTGGCAGAACAAGACTTCATCAGCAAGTTCTTCAAGCTGCAGCagagccctccacccctccaggtgGCGCCACAG CAGGGCGAGGGCGAGGAGCTGGATGGGGGACAGCCCTCCAGGATGGCTCCCCACGGGGAGCACAGACACTCCATGTCTTCTGA gaaGGACTTGGTGCGCCTGATGATGAACAAGATCTTCCAGAGCATCGAGACGGAGCTCCACAGCCTCATCGCCCTGGGCGACAAGATCGACAGCTTCCACTCGCTGTACATGCTGGTGAAGATGAGTCACCACGTGTGGACGGCAGAGAACGTGGACCCGGCCTCTTACCTCAGCACCACCCTGGGAAACGTGCTGGTCACCGTCAAGAGGAACTTCGACAAATGCATC TCCGTTCAGATCCgtcagatggaggaggtgaagatctCCAAGAAGAGCAAGGTGGGGATCCTGCCGTTCGTCACGGGCTTCGAGGAGTTCGCCGAGCTGGCGGAGACCATCTTCCGCAGCGCCGAGCGCCGCGGTGACCTGGACAAGGCCTATGTCAAGCTGATCAGAGCCGTCTTCATGAACG TGGAGAAGGTGGCCAATGAGAGCCAGAAGACCCCACGTGACGTGGTGATGATGGAGAACTTCCACCACATCTTCTCCACGCTGTCACGCCTGAAGATCTCCTGCCTGGAGGCCGAGAGGAAGGAGGCCAAGCACAAGTACACAGACCACCTGGGGTCCTACGTCATCAACTCCCTGGGACAACCGCTGGAGAAGCTCAAC CACTTCTTCGAGGGCGTGGAGGCGCGCGTGGCCCAGGGCGTGCGTGAGGAGGAGGTCAGTTACCAGCTGGCCTTCAACAAGCAGGAGCTGCGGAAGGTGATCAAGGAGTACCCTGggaaggaggtgaagaagggCCTGGACAACCTGTACAGGAAGGTGGACAAGCatctgtgtgaggaggagagccTGCTGCAG GTGGTGTGGCACTCGATGCAGGATGAGTTCATCCGCCAGTACAAGCACTTCGAGGGTCTGATTGGCCGCTGCTACCCAGGGTCTGGCATCACCATGGACTTCACCATTAGGGACATGCTGGAGTACTTCTCCAGCATCGCCCAGTCGCATTAA
- the exoc1 gene encoding exocyst complex component 1 isoform X2, with amino-acid sequence MTAIKHALQRDIFTPNDERLLSIVNVCKAGKKKKNCFLCATVTTERPVQVKVVKVKKSDKGDFYKRQMAWELRDLTEVDAKDSSKENPEFDLHFEKVYKWVASSTAEKNSFISCIWKLNQRYLRKKVEFVNVSPQLLEESVPSGESQSVAGGDEDALDDYQELNAREEQDIEGMMDVCEYAISNAEAFAEKLSRELQVLDGANIQSIMASEKQVNILMQLLDEALSEVDTIEGKLSSYEEMLQSVKEQMDHISQSNLLIQISNTNNGKLLDEIQFLVNYMDLSKGHVRALQDGDLSSPKGIEACINASEALLQCMNVALRPGHEKLMAVKQQQQLFSDLRDTFARRLTNHLNNVFVHQGHDQSSSLTQHTAELLLPKHSPLHRELLRYAKLMEWLKTTQREKYEGLSRTYVDYMSRLYEREIKDFFEIAKIKMAGTTKEGKGKFATLPRKESALKQETESLHGSSGKLTGSTSSLNKLAVQGSNSRRSQSSSLLDMGNMSASDLDVADRTKFDKIFEQVLSELEPLCLAEQDFISKFFKLQQSPPPLQVAPQGEGEELDGGQPSRMAPHGEHRHSMSSEKDLVRLMMNKIFQSIETELHSLIALGDKIDSFHSLYMLVKMSHHVWTAENVDPASYLSTTLGNVLVTVKRNFDKCISVQIRQMEEVKISKKSKVGILPFVTGFEEFAELAETIFRSAERRGDLDKAYVKLIRAVFMNVEKVANESQKTPRDVVMMENFHHIFSTLSRLKISCLEAERKEAKHKYTDHLGSYVINSLGQPLEKLNHFFEGVEARVAQGVREEEVSYQLAFNKQELRKVIKEYPGKEVKKGLDNLYRKVDKHLCEEESLLQVVWHSMQDEFIRQYKHFEGLIGRCYPGSGITMDFTIRDMLEYFSSIAQSH; translated from the exons ATGACAGCCATCAAGCACGCTCTCCAGAGGGACATCTTCACGCCCAATGATGAGCGGCTCCTCAGCATCGTCAATGTCTGCAAGGcggggaagaagaagaagaactgcTTCCTGTGTGCAACAG TGACGACAGAGAGGCCTGTTCAAGTGAAGGTTGTGAAAGTGAAGAAGTCAGACAAAGGAGACTTTTACAAGCGCCAGATGGCCTGGGAGCTGAGAGACCTGACAGAGGTGGACGCCAAAGATTCCAGCAAG GAGAACCCGGAGTTCGACCTTCACTTCGAGAAGGTGTACAAGTGGGTGGCCAGCAGCACTGCCGAGAAAAACTCCTTCATATCCTGCATCTGGAAGCTGAACCAGCGCTACCTGAGGAAGAAGGTGGAGTTTGTGAACGTCAGCCCCCAGCTGCTGGAAG AATCCGTCCCCAGCGGGGAGAGCCAGAGTGTTGCCGGGGGCGACGAGGATGCGCTGGACGACTACCAGGAGCTGAAcgccagagaggagcaggacatCGAGGGCATGATGGACGTGTGTGAGTACGCCATCTCCAACGCAGAGGCCTTCGCTGAGAAGCTGTCCCGGGAGCTGCAGGTGCTGGATGGG GCCAACATCCAGTCCATCATGGCCTCAGAGAAGCAGGTGAATATCTTGATGCAGCTTCTGGACGAGGCACTGTCGGAGGTGGACACCATCGAGGGCAAGCTGAGCAGCTACGAGGAGATGCTGCAGAGCGTCAAGGAGCAGATGGACCACATCTCCCAGAGCAACCTCCTCATCCAGATCAGCAACACCAACAACGGCAAGCTGCTGGACGAGATCCAGTTCctggtg AACTACATGGACCTGTCGAAGGGCCACGTGCGAGCGCTGCAGGACGGGGACCTGTCCTCCCCCAAGGGCATCGAGGCCTGCATCAACGCCTCCGAGGCCCTGCTGCAATGCATGAATGTGGCACTCAGACCAG gccatGAGAAGCTGATGGCAgtaaagcagcagcagcagctgttcTCCGACCTCAGGGACACCTTCGCTCGGCGCCTCACCAACCACCTCAACAACGTCTTTGTTCACCAG ggccACGACCAGAGCTCCAGCCTGACCCAGCACACGGCCGAGCTGCTGCTGCCCAAACACAGCCCTCTGCACAGGGAGCTGCTGCGCTACGCCAAGCTCATGGAGTGGCTGAAGACCACCCAGAGGGAGAAGTACGAGGGCCTGTCCAGG acgtaCGTTGACTACATGAGCAGACTCTATGAACGAGAAATCAAAGATTTCTTCGAGATCGCCAAGATCAAGATGGCGGGAACGAccaaggaggggaaagggaagtTTG CCACGCTTCCTCGGAAAGAGAGCGCTCTCAAACAGGAAACGGAAA GCCTGCACGGCAGCTCCGGGAAGCTGACCGGCTCCACGTCCAGCCTGAACAAGCTGGCGGTGCAGGGCTCCAACAGCCGGCgctcccagtcctcctccctgctcgaCATGGGCAACATGTCCGCCTCCGACCTGGACGTGGCCGACAGGACCAAGTTTGACAAG aTCTTCGAgcaggtgctcagtgagctggaGCCTCTGTGTCTGGCAGAACAAGACTTCATCAGCAAGTTCTTCAAGCTGCAGCagagccctccacccctccaggtgGCGCCACAG GGCGAGGGCGAGGAGCTGGATGGGGGACAGCCCTCCAGGATGGCTCCCCACGGGGAGCACAGACACTCCATGTCTTCTGA gaaGGACTTGGTGCGCCTGATGATGAACAAGATCTTCCAGAGCATCGAGACGGAGCTCCACAGCCTCATCGCCCTGGGCGACAAGATCGACAGCTTCCACTCGCTGTACATGCTGGTGAAGATGAGTCACCACGTGTGGACGGCAGAGAACGTGGACCCGGCCTCTTACCTCAGCACCACCCTGGGAAACGTGCTGGTCACCGTCAAGAGGAACTTCGACAAATGCATC TCCGTTCAGATCCgtcagatggaggaggtgaagatctCCAAGAAGAGCAAGGTGGGGATCCTGCCGTTCGTCACGGGCTTCGAGGAGTTCGCCGAGCTGGCGGAGACCATCTTCCGCAGCGCCGAGCGCCGCGGTGACCTGGACAAGGCCTATGTCAAGCTGATCAGAGCCGTCTTCATGAACG TGGAGAAGGTGGCCAATGAGAGCCAGAAGACCCCACGTGACGTGGTGATGATGGAGAACTTCCACCACATCTTCTCCACGCTGTCACGCCTGAAGATCTCCTGCCTGGAGGCCGAGAGGAAGGAGGCCAAGCACAAGTACACAGACCACCTGGGGTCCTACGTCATCAACTCCCTGGGACAACCGCTGGAGAAGCTCAAC CACTTCTTCGAGGGCGTGGAGGCGCGCGTGGCCCAGGGCGTGCGTGAGGAGGAGGTCAGTTACCAGCTGGCCTTCAACAAGCAGGAGCTGCGGAAGGTGATCAAGGAGTACCCTGggaaggaggtgaagaagggCCTGGACAACCTGTACAGGAAGGTGGACAAGCatctgtgtgaggaggagagccTGCTGCAG GTGGTGTGGCACTCGATGCAGGATGAGTTCATCCGCCAGTACAAGCACTTCGAGGGTCTGATTGGCCGCTGCTACCCAGGGTCTGGCATCACCATGGACTTCACCATTAGGGACATGCTGGAGTACTTCTCCAGCATCGCCCAGTCGCATTAA
- the exoc1 gene encoding exocyst complex component 1 isoform X3, giving the protein MTAIKHALQRDIFTPNDERLLSIVNVCKAGKKKKNCFLCATVTTERPVQVKVVKVKKSDKGDFYKRQMAWELRDLTEVDAKDSSKENPEFDLHFEKVYKWVASSTAEKNSFISCIWKLNQRYLRKKVEFVNVSPQLLEESVPSGESQSVAGGDEDALDDYQELNAREEQDIEGMMDVCEYAISNAEAFAEKLSRELQVLDGANIQSIMASEKQVNILMQLLDEALSEVDTIEGKLSSYEEMLQSVKEQMDHISQSNLLIQISNTNNGKLLDEIQFLVNYMDLSKGHVRALQDGDLSSPKGIEACINASEALLQCMNVALRPGHEKLMAVKQQQQLFSDLRDTFARRLTNHLNNVFVHQGHDQSSSLTQHTAELLLPKHSPLHRELLRYAKLMEWLKTTQREKYEGLSRTYVDYMSRLYEREIKDFFEIAKIKMAGTTKEGKGKFGLHGSSGKLTGSTSSLNKLAVQGSNSRRSQSSSLLDMGNMSASDLDVADRTKFDKIFEQVLSELEPLCLAEQDFISKFFKLQQSPPPLQVAPQQGEGEELDGGQPSRMAPHGEHRHSMSSEKDLVRLMMNKIFQSIETELHSLIALGDKIDSFHSLYMLVKMSHHVWTAENVDPASYLSTTLGNVLVTVKRNFDKCISVQIRQMEEVKISKKSKVGILPFVTGFEEFAELAETIFRSAERRGDLDKAYVKLIRAVFMNVEKVANESQKTPRDVVMMENFHHIFSTLSRLKISCLEAERKEAKHKYTDHLGSYVINSLGQPLEKLNHFFEGVEARVAQGVREEEVSYQLAFNKQELRKVIKEYPGKEVKKGLDNLYRKVDKHLCEEESLLQVVWHSMQDEFIRQYKHFEGLIGRCYPGSGITMDFTIRDMLEYFSSIAQSH; this is encoded by the exons ATGACAGCCATCAAGCACGCTCTCCAGAGGGACATCTTCACGCCCAATGATGAGCGGCTCCTCAGCATCGTCAATGTCTGCAAGGcggggaagaagaagaagaactgcTTCCTGTGTGCAACAG TGACGACAGAGAGGCCTGTTCAAGTGAAGGTTGTGAAAGTGAAGAAGTCAGACAAAGGAGACTTTTACAAGCGCCAGATGGCCTGGGAGCTGAGAGACCTGACAGAGGTGGACGCCAAAGATTCCAGCAAG GAGAACCCGGAGTTCGACCTTCACTTCGAGAAGGTGTACAAGTGGGTGGCCAGCAGCACTGCCGAGAAAAACTCCTTCATATCCTGCATCTGGAAGCTGAACCAGCGCTACCTGAGGAAGAAGGTGGAGTTTGTGAACGTCAGCCCCCAGCTGCTGGAAG AATCCGTCCCCAGCGGGGAGAGCCAGAGTGTTGCCGGGGGCGACGAGGATGCGCTGGACGACTACCAGGAGCTGAAcgccagagaggagcaggacatCGAGGGCATGATGGACGTGTGTGAGTACGCCATCTCCAACGCAGAGGCCTTCGCTGAGAAGCTGTCCCGGGAGCTGCAGGTGCTGGATGGG GCCAACATCCAGTCCATCATGGCCTCAGAGAAGCAGGTGAATATCTTGATGCAGCTTCTGGACGAGGCACTGTCGGAGGTGGACACCATCGAGGGCAAGCTGAGCAGCTACGAGGAGATGCTGCAGAGCGTCAAGGAGCAGATGGACCACATCTCCCAGAGCAACCTCCTCATCCAGATCAGCAACACCAACAACGGCAAGCTGCTGGACGAGATCCAGTTCctggtg AACTACATGGACCTGTCGAAGGGCCACGTGCGAGCGCTGCAGGACGGGGACCTGTCCTCCCCCAAGGGCATCGAGGCCTGCATCAACGCCTCCGAGGCCCTGCTGCAATGCATGAATGTGGCACTCAGACCAG gccatGAGAAGCTGATGGCAgtaaagcagcagcagcagctgttcTCCGACCTCAGGGACACCTTCGCTCGGCGCCTCACCAACCACCTCAACAACGTCTTTGTTCACCAG ggccACGACCAGAGCTCCAGCCTGACCCAGCACACGGCCGAGCTGCTGCTGCCCAAACACAGCCCTCTGCACAGGGAGCTGCTGCGCTACGCCAAGCTCATGGAGTGGCTGAAGACCACCCAGAGGGAGAAGTACGAGGGCCTGTCCAGG acgtaCGTTGACTACATGAGCAGACTCTATGAACGAGAAATCAAAGATTTCTTCGAGATCGCCAAGATCAAGATGGCGGGAACGAccaaggaggggaaagggaagtTTG GCCTGCACGGCAGCTCCGGGAAGCTGACCGGCTCCACGTCCAGCCTGAACAAGCTGGCGGTGCAGGGCTCCAACAGCCGGCgctcccagtcctcctccctgctcgaCATGGGCAACATGTCCGCCTCCGACCTGGACGTGGCCGACAGGACCAAGTTTGACAAG aTCTTCGAgcaggtgctcagtgagctggaGCCTCTGTGTCTGGCAGAACAAGACTTCATCAGCAAGTTCTTCAAGCTGCAGCagagccctccacccctccaggtgGCGCCACAG CAGGGCGAGGGCGAGGAGCTGGATGGGGGACAGCCCTCCAGGATGGCTCCCCACGGGGAGCACAGACACTCCATGTCTTCTGA gaaGGACTTGGTGCGCCTGATGATGAACAAGATCTTCCAGAGCATCGAGACGGAGCTCCACAGCCTCATCGCCCTGGGCGACAAGATCGACAGCTTCCACTCGCTGTACATGCTGGTGAAGATGAGTCACCACGTGTGGACGGCAGAGAACGTGGACCCGGCCTCTTACCTCAGCACCACCCTGGGAAACGTGCTGGTCACCGTCAAGAGGAACTTCGACAAATGCATC TCCGTTCAGATCCgtcagatggaggaggtgaagatctCCAAGAAGAGCAAGGTGGGGATCCTGCCGTTCGTCACGGGCTTCGAGGAGTTCGCCGAGCTGGCGGAGACCATCTTCCGCAGCGCCGAGCGCCGCGGTGACCTGGACAAGGCCTATGTCAAGCTGATCAGAGCCGTCTTCATGAACG TGGAGAAGGTGGCCAATGAGAGCCAGAAGACCCCACGTGACGTGGTGATGATGGAGAACTTCCACCACATCTTCTCCACGCTGTCACGCCTGAAGATCTCCTGCCTGGAGGCCGAGAGGAAGGAGGCCAAGCACAAGTACACAGACCACCTGGGGTCCTACGTCATCAACTCCCTGGGACAACCGCTGGAGAAGCTCAAC CACTTCTTCGAGGGCGTGGAGGCGCGCGTGGCCCAGGGCGTGCGTGAGGAGGAGGTCAGTTACCAGCTGGCCTTCAACAAGCAGGAGCTGCGGAAGGTGATCAAGGAGTACCCTGggaaggaggtgaagaagggCCTGGACAACCTGTACAGGAAGGTGGACAAGCatctgtgtgaggaggagagccTGCTGCAG GTGGTGTGGCACTCGATGCAGGATGAGTTCATCCGCCAGTACAAGCACTTCGAGGGTCTGATTGGCCGCTGCTACCCAGGGTCTGGCATCACCATGGACTTCACCATTAGGGACATGCTGGAGTACTTCTCCAGCATCGCCCAGTCGCATTAA
- the nmu gene encoding neuromedin-U, which translates to MKTSQCQTRVSQSGNASKVTNLHSSAMSPLSTVSITLAVLLISAIPVCTSAPVVLPRATIDQDQLLSQVRPSSFSLSFYLFLFSLSFFLSLYLSSFSPIFLFFSLFLRACGCGCVNKLLPESPLCTPRPRVKRWLFMVLMFLHVGVWMRQPLMLHPLLQLVPQLDKRRGKGIRLHEDLKGPAGIQSRGYFLYRPRNGRRSLEYE; encoded by the exons ATGAAGACCTCCCAGTGCCAAACCAGAGTTTCTCAGAGCGGCAACGCGAGCAAAGTGACCAACCTCCACAGTAGCGCGATGAGCCCGCTCAGCACCGTCAGCATCACCCTTGCCGTTCTACTCATCTCAGCAATCCCCGTCTGCACTA GTGCTCCAGTAGTGCTGCCACGAGCAACAATAGACCAGGACCAGCTTCTCAGTCAGGTTagaccctcctctttctctctctctttctatctttttctcttctctctttcattctttctgtctctctacctttcaTCCTTTtcccctatctttctctttttttctctttttt TACGtgcctgtgggtgtgggtgtgtgaacaAGCTTTTACCTGAGAGTCCTCTCTGCACGCCCCGGCCCCGTGTCAAGAGGTGGCTGTTCATGGTTCTCATGTTTCTCCATGTTGGTGTGTGGATGCGTCAGCCCCTAATGTTGCACCCTCTGCTGCAACTGGTTCCTCAGCTTGATAAACGGCGAGGGAAAGGAATCAGACTGCAC gaggacCTGAAGGGCCCGGCTGGCATCCAGAGCAGAGGCTACTTCCTGTACCGG CCACGAAATGGAAGAAGATCTCTAGAATATGAATAA